One Candidatus Woesearchaeota archaeon DNA segment encodes these proteins:
- a CDS encoding phosphate uptake regulator PhoU, which translates to MKRKVVLHGSSTLTISLPSAWIKTCHIKKGHELEVTEQGRELIIKNGPISARTKKEIDIGGFERFGKSYITSLYRLGYDEMGLTYASPGYINVIRSLISNEMIGFEITRQENNYCLLQDLTGHSSDEFEIALRRLWLLTLDFASESLDIIKSRNTAELKSMAGQDYPINRFCNYGIRMLARNGSGNHKKIPQYYHLIKVLERIADHYKDMCSVYFANRQRIDDKLVANLAEINECLADFYRLFYSYNEAKMESLFQRTKNMKQDLLMSNSWASFYLYDICSDIRDLLSTVIEIRL; encoded by the coding sequence ATGAAGAGGAAAGTTGTCCTGCATGGAAGTTCAACGTTGACTATTTCTCTGCCTTCAGCCTGGATAAAGACATGCCACATAAAGAAAGGCCATGAGCTTGAAGTGACGGAGCAAGGCAGGGAACTGATAATCAAGAATGGCCCAATTTCTGCCAGAACCAAAAAGGAAATAGATATCGGCGGTTTTGAGAGATTTGGCAAAAGCTACATAACTTCGCTCTACAGGCTGGGATATGATGAGATGGGTCTAACTTATGCCAGTCCTGGATACATTAATGTCATAAGGAGCCTGATTTCCAATGAGATGATAGGATTTGAAATCACCAGGCAGGAAAATAACTATTGCCTGTTGCAGGACCTCACTGGGCATTCAAGCGACGAATTTGAGATTGCCCTGAGAAGATTATGGCTCCTGACCCTGGATTTCGCATCGGAGAGCCTTGACATCATCAAAAGCAGGAATACAGCTGAACTGAAATCCATGGCAGGCCAGGATTATCCAATCAACAGATTCTGCAATTATGGCATCAGGATGCTGGCCAGAAACGGATCAGGCAACCATAAAAAGATCCCGCAGTATTATCACCTGATTAAGGTGCTGGAAAGGATAGCAGACCATTATAAGGACATGTGCTCCGTGTATTTTGCCAATCGGCAAAGGATTGATGACAAATTAGTGGCCAATTTGGCCGAAATCAATGAATGCCTGGCCGATTTTTACAGATTGTTTTATTCTTACAACGAGGCAAAAATGGAAAGCCTGTTCCAGAGGACAAAAAACATGAAGCAAGATCTTTTAATGTCCAACTCCTGGGCATCTTTTTACCTGTATGACATATGCTCGGACATACGTGATTTACTGTCCACAGTGATTGAAATAAGGTTATAG
- a CDS encoding protein kinase, with amino-acid sequence MDKSDRGDHAQLIGRTIDRKYVIESIIKPTRKSWVFKAYEPSLDRHIALKILIPWMDDARKKQVIAEGKRLARLEQQEHITSVYAAGEDQGFYYIAMQYVDGKDLEQDLDSGKQLSLAEIIEIVQSVAAGVANAHNEGIHHLDVKLENIIRKNGKGKGLYLLDWGGRLSDSHTFSPTGETDIVSNPFMRDIAQLGGILKYLLERYKSQDRKVPKALEHIAQKALSFGYDDVKEFGQSIAKYQNAVSRRKFMGIMLGTLVSGAAAISIYEHNSYRSSIEYIQNEIAGISALDNRELAPLYNELLSRIVAQKIRKLGESGTFGPGNYLYATTTDGKWFKTHGNGYSTEGYTPGLCWICLDRTKEKEFGKWARETTEGIDFVEDDAGSVKPARFYYSYGKGYIMTGNEGYLAKARRAADIMASSYNENSGILEIAESGETPELQTLKVDTVVVLPLLWLAFDNEQNPSERQHYLDIIMNHLQTLERYSIRRDSSVREQAVFNPRKGKFVGEANYFAFGPGSAYSRGHARALEAFVTAYQKTGIFCKPPRNWRITSLKTCRKTMFHSTILGIWLLQFQKTAQLQP; translated from the coding sequence ATGGACAAGTCGGATCGGGGAGATCACGCTCAGCTTATTGGCAGGACTATAGACAGGAAGTATGTGATTGAGTCCATTATCAAGCCAACCAGGAAGAGCTGGGTATTCAAGGCATATGAGCCCAGCCTAGATAGGCATATAGCTCTCAAGATTCTAATACCTTGGATGGATGATGCGAGAAAAAAGCAGGTAATTGCAGAAGGAAAAAGATTAGCCAGGCTCGAGCAACAGGAACACATTACCTCGGTTTATGCAGCAGGAGAGGACCAGGGCTTCTACTACATTGCCATGCAGTATGTTGATGGGAAGGATTTGGAACAGGACCTTGACTCAGGAAAACAGCTTTCTTTGGCAGAAATCATTGAGATAGTGCAATCAGTTGCTGCAGGAGTGGCCAATGCCCATAACGAAGGCATACACCACCTTGATGTTAAGCTCGAGAATATAATACGCAAGAATGGAAAAGGAAAGGGCCTGTATCTTCTGGACTGGGGAGGCAGGCTATCAGACAGCCATACTTTCTCTCCTACGGGCGAAACAGACATCGTTTCTAATCCATTTATGAGGGATATTGCGCAGTTGGGCGGGATATTGAAATATCTGTTGGAGAGATACAAAAGCCAGGACAGGAAAGTTCCAAAGGCGCTGGAACATATTGCACAGAAGGCACTAAGTTTCGGCTATGACGACGTTAAGGAATTTGGGCAAAGCATTGCAAAATATCAGAATGCAGTTTCGCGCCGAAAATTCATGGGCATTATGCTTGGAACTTTGGTTTCAGGTGCAGCCGCCATTTCCATATACGAGCATAACAGCTATAGAAGTTCAATAGAATATATCCAGAATGAAATTGCAGGAATCAGCGCACTGGACAACAGGGAACTGGCTCCTCTCTACAATGAGCTGTTGTCAAGGATTGTGGCTCAGAAAATCCGAAAGCTCGGGGAATCAGGGACATTCGGACCAGGAAACTACCTTTACGCAACCACCACTGATGGGAAATGGTTCAAGACGCATGGCAATGGTTACTCGACAGAAGGATACACTCCTGGACTTTGCTGGATTTGCCTCGACAGGACAAAGGAAAAGGAATTTGGAAAATGGGCCCGCGAAACCACTGAAGGGATAGATTTTGTCGAGGACGATGCTGGCAGTGTCAAGCCGGCGAGATTTTATTATTCGTATGGGAAAGGGTATATCATGACAGGAAATGAAGGTTACCTGGCCAAAGCAAGGCGGGCAGCAGATATCATGGCTTCGAGTTACAATGAAAATTCAGGAATCCTGGAGATTGCAGAATCCGGAGAAACCCCTGAGCTGCAGACATTAAAAGTTGACACAGTTGTGGTCCTCCCATTGTTATGGCTTGCCTTTGACAATGAACAAAACCCCAGCGAGAGACAGCACTATTTAGACATCATCATGAACCATCTGCAAACTCTGGAAAGATACAGCATCAGGAGGGATTCATCTGTAAGGGAACAGGCAGTATTCAATCCAAGGAAAGGAAAATTTGTGGGCGAGGCGAATTACTTTGCATTTGGGCCAGGATCTGCATATTCAAGAGGACATGCAAGGGCCCTGGAAGCGTTTGTTACAGCATACCAAAAAACAGGAATTTTCTGCAAACCTCCAAGAAACTGGCGGATTACTTCATTGAAAACCTGCCGGAAGACAATGTTCCATTCTACGATTTTAGGGATTTGGCTTCTTCAATTCCAAAAGACAGCTCAGCTGCAGCCATAG